One Sulfurimonas sp. HSL-3221 genomic window, AAGGTGAAGTTCGTCCCGGTGGAACACGACACGGCGATGGAAATGCTGGGAGCGCAGGAGGAGGCGATCGCATCGCTCTCCACCTACGATGAGCGCGCTTTCCTTGCACCGAAACCGATCGGATCGCCGATCCTCTTCGCCGACGAGGCGAAGGGCGACCTTCCGGCCATGGTTATCCGCCAGTCCGGCGACGCGAACCTGCTCGTCGAATACGGGGAGATGCAGCTCGACATCGAACTGCGCTTCCGCGCCCATGTGCTGATGGAGGCGATGAAAGAGGAGTCCTTCGAGGGCGTCACGGACATCACTCCGGGCATCCGCTCGCTGCAAGTCCATTTCGACCCGAAAGTCTGTGACCGGGCTGCACTGATTGAACGCCTCAAGGAGATTGAACTGACCCTGCCGTCCATCGACGACATCGAGGTGCCGGCGCGCGTCGTACACCTGCCGCTCTCCTGGGACGACGAGTCGACCCGCGTCGCCATCGACAAGTACATGAAGACGGTCCGCCCCGATGCGCCATGGTGTCCTTCGAATATCGAATTCATCCGCCGCATCAACGGCCTGGACTCTATCGACGAGGTCAAGAAGATCGTCTTCGGCGCCAACTACCTTGTCATGGGCCTTGGCGACGTCTATCTGGGTGCACCCGTCGCGACGCCGCTCGACCCGCGCCACCGCCTTGTCACGACCAAGTACAACCCGGCGCGTACCTGGACCCCGGAGAACGCTGTCGGTATCGGCGGGGCATACATGTGTGTCTACGGGATGGAAGGTCCCGGCGGCTACCAGTTCGTCGGTAGGACGGTGCAGATGTGGAACCGCCACCGCCAGACGGCGGATTTCAAAGAGGGCAAGCCGTGGCTGCTGCGCTTCTTCGACCAGATCAAGTTCTACGAGGTGAGCGCCGAGGAGCTACACAAAATGCGCGAGGATTTCCCCCGCGGCCGCATGAAGCTCGAAGTCGAAGAGACGACCTTCAGCCTCAAGGCATATAAAGAATTCCTCTCCGAGAACAAGGAGAGCATCAAAGCCTTTAAAACGACGCAGCAGGCCGCCTTCGATGAAGAACGCGCCATGTGGGAACGCACGGGGCTGGCGAACTTCACCAGCGAGAGCGGCGAAGTGAAAGCGGAGACGATGGAGGTGATCGAGCTGGGCGAACACGACGAAGCGGTTGAATCCCCGGTTCAGGGAAGCCTCTGGAAGGTGATGGCGAAACTCGGCGACACGGTCGAGGAGGGCGAAGTGCTCGCCATCGCCGAATCGATGAAGATGGAAGTCGACATCGAAGCCCCCGAAGCGGGCAAGATCGTCAAGGTGCTCTGCCACGAGGGTGAGAGCGTGCACGCGGGCAAGATGCTCTTTGTTATCGAACCGCAGGAGTAGGATTGATTATGGAACTGCAGCGATATAAAACCATGTGGGGCTTTGAGGGGGATTTCGAGAGCGCCTGTGCCGAAGCCCTTGCGGCGGGGTTCGACGGGATCGAAGGGCCGGCGCCCGAATCTTCCTCCCAGCGTGCCTACTGGAAATCGTGTCTTGAAAAGTACGGCCTTCACTACATCGCCGAGGCGGTGACCGGGGGCGATTACGTCCCGCGGCGCGATCTCGGTGTCGAAGGGCACCTGGACGACCTCAATGCGATCCTTGCACGCAGTGCGGAACTCTCCCCGCGTTTTGTCACCTGCATCGGCGGACTGGACGCCTGGAGCGAGGCGGAGAGCCTGCGCTTTTTCAAAGAGGGGATGAAACTGGCGGAGCGCTACGGCCTGCAGATTAGTTTCGAGACCCACCGCAGCCGAAGCCTCTTTAACCCCTGGGTGACGCGCCGGATCGTCGATGCACTGCCGGAGATCTCGTTGACGGCCGACATCAGCCACTGGTGCGTCGTCTGCGAACGGCAGATGGACAGTGAACGAGAGACGATCGATGCGATCGCGCCGAACGTGAAACATATCCATGCCCGCGTCGGTTACGACCAGGGGCCGCAGGTCCCGCACCCGGCGGCACCGGAGTACGCTTATGCCCTGGAGGCGCACCAGGCGGCCTGGGAACGTTTCTGGGAGGCGCAGTACCACCGCGGATTCGCGATTTCGACGATGACGCCGGAGTTCGGCCCCGACGGTTATCTGCACACGCTCCCCTTTACCCAGGCCCCGGTGGCCGATCTGTGGGAACTTAACCAGTGGATGGGCGAAACGGAACGGCTCCATTTTCAGCGCCATATGGCAAAGGCGGCGGCATGAGATCGCACCTTCCCGTCGTCGTACTGCTCGGCGCGTCGGTCCTTTGGGGGCTTACCTGGCTGCCGCTTAAACAGATCAACGGCATGGGTATTGACGG contains:
- a CDS encoding sugar phosphate isomerase/epimerase family protein yields the protein MELQRYKTMWGFEGDFESACAEALAAGFDGIEGPAPESSSQRAYWKSCLEKYGLHYIAEAVTGGDYVPRRDLGVEGHLDDLNAILARSAELSPRFVTCIGGLDAWSEAESLRFFKEGMKLAERYGLQISFETHRSRSLFNPWVTRRIVDALPEISLTADISHWCVVCERQMDSERETIDAIAPNVKHIHARVGYDQGPQVPHPAAPEYAYALEAHQAAWERFWEAQYHRGFAISTMTPEFGPDGYLHTLPFTQAPVADLWELNQWMGETERLHFQRHMAKAAA